The Meles meles chromosome 12, mMelMel3.1 paternal haplotype, whole genome shotgun sequence genome includes a window with the following:
- the LOC123954619 gene encoding mediator of RNA polymerase II transcription subunit 7-like, which produces MQYVKEYTDENTQEGLAPKPPPPIKDTYMTFGSQFQCDDLIICPSESQGIEWLHPMQFDHKKKLRKLNMSILINFLDLLGILIRSPGSIKREKKPEDLKLLFVHVPHLINEYQPHQARETLGVMLEVTKGQCLETAERFQKHLEQVIEMIQNCLASLPDDPPHSEARMRVKTEPMDADYSNDRMNSKEDIQVIGETRL; this is translated from the exons ATGCAGTACGTCAAGGAATATACAGATGAAAATACTCAGGAAGGCCTAGCTCCCAAGCCTCCACCTCCAATAAAAGATACTTATATGACGTTTGGCAGTCAATTCCAATGTGATGATCTTATCATCTGCCCTTCAGAAAGTCAGGGCATCGAATGGCTTCATCCTATGCAGTTTGATCAcaagaagaaactgagaaaacTCAATATGTCTattc ttattaattttttagacCTCTTAGGTATCTTGATAAGGAGCCCTGGGAGTATAAAACGAGAAAAGAAACCAGAAGATCTTAAGCTGCTTTTTGTACATGTGCCTCATCTCATAAATGAATACCAACCCCACCAAGCAAGAGAGACATTGGGTGTCATGCTGGAGGTAACGAAAGGTCAATGCCTTGAAACAGCTGAGCGATTTCAGAAGCACCTGGAGCAAGTCATTGAGATGATTCAGAATTGCCTGGCTTCTTTGCCTGACGATCCGCCTCATTCAGAAGCAAGGATGAGAGTAAAGACTGAACCAATGGATGCTGATTACAGCAATGACAGAATGAACAGCAAAGAGGACATTCAGGTCATAGGAGAGACCAGGTTATAG